The following proteins are co-located in the Citrobacter freundii ATCC 8090 = MTCC 1658 = NBRC 12681 genome:
- a CDS encoding MFS transporter, with the protein MSLKSFIFSQADKPVVKEKKEIDHTYKKFRIEIITSVFISYAVFYLTRKNFSAAMPAMLSDTTLTAEDFAIMSSLFYILYGSMKFVGGMLVDKINPKAMTGPVLIGVGIVNILFGFSDSVAAFYVLYSLNAILQGTSFPPMAKIMASWFSKNERGRWWAVVEAAHNIGGSLAPLLTSFAIVWSGSWKMGFYVPGAISLLMGIVALFTIKDRPGTLGLPNVGEWRKDPTELAQVKASPVNLSFWQIFVKYILINPLVWIIIIGDMSVYIARTILNDWPQIYYSQVHGWSLIKANSIISWFEAGGLAGGLLAGYLSDFMFKSNRWMTGLIFALMLCVCITLIPLVQDTSYTITAILFTIMGFALYGPHMLFAVGCLDVTHKDAAGSITGFRGLFSYVGAALAGVPVILVKNNWEWSGVYLYAVIAILLTTLSLALLAKFHRL; encoded by the coding sequence ATGAGCTTGAAATCATTTATATTCAGCCAGGCTGATAAGCCGGTTGTAAAAGAAAAAAAAGAGATTGACCATACTTACAAAAAATTCAGGATAGAGATTATTACCTCGGTTTTTATCTCTTACGCGGTCTTTTATTTAACACGTAAAAACTTCTCAGCCGCCATGCCGGCCATGCTGTCAGATACCACTCTGACCGCAGAAGATTTTGCCATCATGTCTTCACTGTTTTACATCCTGTATGGCTCAATGAAGTTTGTTGGCGGCATGCTGGTTGATAAAATCAATCCGAAAGCCATGACCGGCCCGGTGCTCATTGGCGTGGGGATCGTTAATATTCTGTTTGGTTTTTCCGACAGCGTTGCCGCGTTTTATGTGTTGTACAGCCTCAATGCTATCCTCCAGGGCACCAGTTTTCCACCAATGGCAAAGATCATGGCATCCTGGTTTTCCAAGAATGAACGCGGACGTTGGTGGGCGGTCGTTGAAGCGGCGCATAATATTGGCGGGAGTCTCGCCCCACTGCTGACAAGTTTCGCGATTGTCTGGAGCGGTAGCTGGAAAATGGGTTTTTATGTACCGGGCGCAATCTCCTTGCTGATGGGGATCGTAGCGCTCTTTACGATTAAAGACCGTCCCGGGACCTTAGGTTTGCCTAACGTTGGCGAATGGCGTAAGGATCCAACAGAGCTTGCCCAAGTGAAAGCCAGTCCGGTAAATCTCTCCTTTTGGCAGATTTTCGTCAAATATATCCTGATTAACCCATTAGTGTGGATTATTATCATTGGCGATATGTCCGTTTATATTGCCCGCACCATCCTCAATGACTGGCCGCAAATTTACTATTCTCAGGTACATGGCTGGAGCCTGATTAAAGCCAACTCCATTATCTCGTGGTTTGAAGCCGGTGGACTTGCCGGAGGGTTACTGGCGGGTTACTTATCTGACTTTATGTTTAAAAGTAACCGCTGGATGACAGGCTTAATATTCGCATTAATGCTGTGCGTATGTATTACCTTAATCCCACTGGTTCAGGATACCTCATATACCATTACGGCCATTCTCTTCACCATTATGGGTTTCGCCCTGTACGGGCCGCATATGCTTTTTGCCGTAGGTTGTCTGGACGTCACTCACAAAGATGCGGCGGGATCGATAACTGGCTTCCGCGGATTGTTTAGCTATGTCGGCGCGGCGTTAGCGGGCGTACCGGTGATATTAGTGAAGAACAACTGGGAGTGGTCTGGAGTCTATCTCTATGCCGTGATCGCAATCCTGTTAACCACCTTGTCACTGGCCTTACTCGCCAAATTCCATCGACTATAA
- a CDS encoding ligand-gated channel protein — MTIPHVKAVAAAVCVASLPSLGYAAEQDTVVVTATGFEQKIQDAPASISVITKQQIEDKAYRDVTDALKDVPGVVVTGGGSSSDISIRGMASQYTLFLVNGKRISTRGTRPNSDNSGIEQGWLPPLESIERIEVIRGPMSSLYGSDAMGGVINVITKKVSNTKAWTGSLHGDATFQEDRDSGDIYQTNAYASGPLIDGLLGAKVTGLFSHRAEDKILNGYNEQRMRNGGLTLNFTPDDKNDIDFDYARELQDRDSTPGKSMAEENCRNGSCKPNSKSESKYVHTTYSLTHSGYYDDFNSTSYVQQEESENPGRQMKSYNTIFNNQNQVFLGAHTLTLGGQYRYEKLRDNGNQLQAADGLNKLTRWSWALFAEDEWAVTDTFTLTGGLRMDKDENYGDNWTPRGYGVWHLSDQWTLKGGVSAGYRAPDLRQSSANWGQVTGGGRLNGIIVGNPDLKPEKSLSEEIGLLWDNGDNLNAGVTLFNTDFKNKITEVRRCNSSSDPACTIGNTHYDFVSDRVNVDKANMRGVESTFGWKITSDVNWTANYTYTESEQKSGQFSGQPLNKMPKHMFNTTLDWQATQDLGFWSRLNLRGKTSEYLSRTSMAQGTPSYTQVDVGLRYYATKDLLMTAGVYNVLDKQIDYDTYDTVLDGRRYTVGMTYSF; from the coding sequence ATGACTATACCTCACGTTAAGGCTGTAGCTGCCGCAGTATGCGTCGCCAGTCTCCCATCACTCGGCTATGCCGCTGAACAAGATACCGTGGTAGTTACCGCTACCGGCTTTGAGCAGAAAATTCAGGATGCCCCGGCTTCGATATCTGTTATTACCAAGCAGCAGATTGAGGACAAAGCCTATCGCGATGTCACCGATGCGCTAAAAGATGTCCCTGGCGTCGTCGTCACCGGCGGGGGGAGCAGCAGCGATATCAGTATTCGCGGTATGGCTTCGCAATACACGCTCTTCCTGGTCAACGGTAAACGCATCAGCACCCGCGGCACACGTCCTAATAGCGACAACTCAGGTATTGAACAAGGTTGGCTGCCGCCGCTTGAATCCATCGAGCGTATCGAAGTCATCCGTGGCCCGATGTCATCCCTGTACGGCTCCGACGCGATGGGCGGTGTCATTAACGTCATCACCAAGAAAGTGTCGAATACCAAAGCCTGGACCGGTTCTCTGCACGGCGATGCCACTTTCCAGGAAGACAGAGACTCTGGCGATATTTACCAGACCAACGCCTATGCGTCTGGGCCACTGATTGACGGATTACTTGGCGCGAAGGTGACCGGTTTATTCTCCCATCGGGCGGAAGATAAAATCCTCAATGGCTACAATGAACAGCGTATGCGTAACGGGGGCTTAACCCTGAACTTTACGCCAGACGATAAAAACGATATCGATTTCGATTACGCACGTGAATTGCAGGATCGCGACAGTACCCCAGGCAAATCTATGGCTGAGGAAAACTGTCGTAACGGAAGCTGTAAGCCGAACAGCAAAAGCGAAAGCAAGTATGTGCACACGACATATTCACTAACCCACAGCGGTTATTACGACGACTTCAACTCCACCAGCTATGTCCAGCAGGAAGAGAGCGAAAACCCGGGTCGCCAGATGAAGTCCTACAACACGATTTTCAATAACCAGAACCAGGTATTCCTTGGAGCGCATACCCTGACGCTAGGCGGGCAATACCGTTATGAAAAACTGCGCGATAACGGCAACCAGCTGCAAGCGGCTGATGGGCTGAACAAACTGACCCGCTGGAGCTGGGCGTTGTTTGCTGAAGATGAATGGGCCGTTACCGATACCTTTACGCTGACCGGCGGTCTGCGTATGGATAAGGATGAAAACTACGGTGACAACTGGACGCCACGCGGCTATGGCGTATGGCATCTGAGCGATCAATGGACCTTAAAAGGCGGCGTTTCGGCGGGCTATCGCGCCCCGGATCTGCGCCAGTCATCAGCAAACTGGGGACAGGTCACCGGCGGCGGTCGTCTGAACGGAATCATTGTCGGCAACCCGGACCTGAAGCCGGAGAAAAGCCTCAGCGAAGAAATCGGCTTACTGTGGGATAACGGCGATAACCTCAACGCAGGCGTCACCCTGTTCAATACCGACTTCAAGAACAAAATCACTGAAGTGCGCCGTTGTAACAGCAGTTCCGATCCGGCCTGCACCATCGGCAATACCCATTATGACTTCGTCAGCGATCGCGTTAACGTCGATAAAGCCAATATGCGTGGCGTAGAATCCACCTTCGGCTGGAAAATAACCTCTGACGTCAACTGGACTGCGAACTACACCTACACGGAATCTGAGCAGAAAAGCGGTCAGTTCTCCGGCCAGCCGTTGAACAAAATGCCGAAGCATATGTTTAACACGACGCTGGACTGGCAGGCCACGCAAGATCTCGGTTTCTGGAGCCGCCTGAATCTGCGTGGAAAAACGTCTGAATACCTGAGCCGTACTTCCATGGCACAGGGTACGCCGTCCTATACGCAGGTCGATGTGGGTTTACGTTACTATGCCACCAAGGATCTGTTGATGACCGCTGGCGTGTATAACGTGCTGGATAAGCAAATCGATTACGATACCTACGACACCGTTCTCGATGGTCGTCGTTACACGGTTGGCATGACATACAGCTTCTAA
- the lysP gene encoding lysine-specific permease, which yields MVSETKTTEAPTLRRELKARHLTMIAIGGSIGTGLFVASGATISAAGPGGALFSYILIGLMVYFLMTSLGELAAYMPVSGSFSTYGQNYVEEGFGFALGWNYWYNWAVTIAVDLVAAQLVMSWWFPDTPGWIWSALFLGVIFLLNYISVRGFGEAEYWFSLIKVTTVIIFIVVGVMMIFGIFKGAQPVGWSNWTTGDAPFAGGFAAMIGVAMIVGFSFQGTELIGIAAGESEDPEKNIPRAVRQVFWRILLFYVFAILIISLIIPYTDPSLLRNDVKDISVSPFTLVFQHAGLLSAAAVMNAVILTAVLSAGNSGMYASTRMLYTLACDGKAPRIFGKLSRGGVPRNALYATTVVAGLCFLTSMFGNQTVYLWLLNTSGMTGFIAWLGIAISHYRFRRGYVLQGHDVKDLPYRSGFFPLGPIFAFVLCLIITLGQNYEAFLKDSIDWGGVMATYIGIPLFLIIWFGYKLTKGTHFVRYSEMKFPGRVKK from the coding sequence ATGGTTTCCGAAACTAAAACCACAGAAGCGCCCACGCTACGTCGTGAACTGAAGGCGCGTCACCTGACGATGATTGCCATTGGAGGCTCCATCGGTACAGGTCTTTTCGTTGCATCTGGTGCAACTATTTCTGCAGCGGGTCCTGGCGGCGCGTTGTTCTCTTATATTCTGATCGGTCTGATGGTGTATTTCCTGATGACCAGCCTCGGTGAACTGGCGGCTTATATGCCGGTTTCTGGCTCGTTTTCCACCTACGGTCAGAACTACGTAGAAGAAGGCTTTGGCTTCGCGCTGGGCTGGAACTACTGGTACAACTGGGCGGTAACGATTGCCGTTGACCTGGTGGCCGCACAGCTGGTGATGAGCTGGTGGTTCCCGGACACGCCGGGTTGGATCTGGAGTGCGCTGTTCCTCGGCGTGATCTTCCTGCTGAACTACATTTCCGTTCGCGGATTTGGTGAAGCGGAATATTGGTTCTCACTGATCAAAGTTACCACTGTCATTATCTTCATCGTAGTTGGCGTAATGATGATTTTCGGTATCTTCAAAGGCGCTCAGCCGGTGGGCTGGAGCAACTGGACGACCGGTGATGCACCGTTTGCCGGTGGTTTTGCTGCGATGATTGGTGTGGCGATGATCGTCGGCTTCTCCTTCCAGGGGACGGAGCTTATCGGTATCGCGGCAGGTGAATCTGAAGATCCTGAAAAGAACATTCCACGTGCGGTACGTCAGGTATTCTGGCGAATCCTGCTGTTCTATGTGTTCGCGATTTTGATTATCAGCCTGATTATTCCGTACACCGATCCAAGCCTGCTGCGTAACGATGTGAAAGACATCAGCGTTAGCCCGTTCACGCTGGTATTCCAGCATGCGGGTCTGCTGTCTGCTGCGGCGGTGATGAACGCGGTTATTCTGACGGCGGTACTGTCTGCAGGTAACTCCGGGATGTATGCCTCGACGCGTATGCTTTACACCCTGGCATGTGACGGTAAAGCGCCACGTATTTTCGGCAAACTGTCTCGCGGCGGCGTACCGCGTAACGCGCTGTATGCGACCACCGTGGTGGCGGGGCTGTGCTTCCTGACCTCGATGTTTGGCAACCAGACCGTATACCTGTGGCTGCTGAATACCTCCGGGATGACCGGCTTTATCGCCTGGCTGGGGATCGCCATTAGCCACTATCGCTTCCGTCGCGGTTATGTGCTGCAGGGCCACGATGTGAAGGATCTGCCGTACCGTTCTGGCTTCTTCCCGCTGGGTCCGATCTTCGCCTTTGTGCTGTGCCTGATTATCACTCTCGGCCAGAACTACGAAGCGTTCCTGAAAGACAGCATTGACTGGGGCGGCGTGATGGCTACCTATATTGGTATCCCGCTGTTCCTGATTATCTGGTTTGGCTATAAGCTGACCAAAGGAACTCATTTTGTTCGCTACAGCGAAATGAAATTCCCGGGTCGCGTGAAGAAATAA
- the yieE gene encoding DNA-binding transcriptional regulator YeiE: MHITLRQLEVFAEVLKSGSTTQASVMLALSQSAVSAALTDLEGQLGVQLFDRVGKRLVVNEHGRLLYPRALALLEQTTEIEQLFREDNGAIRVYASSTIGNYILPAMIARYRHDFPDLPLELSVGNSQDVINAVLDFRVDIGLIEGPCHSTEIISEPWLEDELVVFAAPSSPLTKGPVTLEQLAASPWILRERGSGTRELVDYLLLSHLPRFQMAMELGNSEAIKHAVRHGLGISCLSRRVIAEQLQAGTLSEVPVPLPRLVRTLWRVHHRQKHISNAITRFLHYSDQVEQGE, from the coding sequence ATGCATATCACCCTGCGACAACTTGAAGTGTTTGCTGAGGTATTAAAAAGCGGCTCAACGACCCAGGCGTCTGTCATGCTGGCATTGTCGCAGTCGGCGGTGAGTGCGGCACTTACCGATCTGGAAGGGCAACTCGGCGTGCAACTGTTTGACCGTGTTGGTAAACGATTGGTGGTCAACGAACACGGGCGCTTGCTCTACCCACGGGCGCTGGCGCTACTCGAGCAAACGACCGAAATCGAACAGCTTTTCCGCGAAGATAATGGCGCTATCCGGGTTTATGCCAGTAGCACCATTGGCAACTATATTCTCCCTGCCATGATCGCCCGCTATCGGCATGATTTCCCTGATTTGCCGCTGGAGCTTAGCGTGGGCAACAGCCAGGACGTGATCAATGCGGTGCTGGATTTCCGGGTAGACATCGGGCTGATTGAAGGGCCGTGTCACAGTACGGAAATTATCTCTGAACCGTGGCTGGAAGACGAGCTGGTGGTGTTCGCCGCACCGTCGTCACCGCTTACAAAGGGACCCGTTACGCTGGAACAACTGGCTGCTTCGCCGTGGATCCTGCGTGAACGAGGATCGGGTACGCGTGAACTGGTGGATTACCTGCTGTTGTCTCATTTGCCGAGATTTCAGATGGCAATGGAGTTGGGTAACTCCGAGGCCATTAAGCATGCAGTGCGCCATGGCCTTGGGATCAGCTGTTTGTCACGGCGGGTCATTGCCGAGCAGTTACAGGCGGGAACGCTGAGCGAAGTTCCTGTGCCGCTTCCACGTTTGGTCCGCACGCTGTGGCGTGTTCATCATCGACAAAAACATATCTCCAATGCCATTACGCGCTTTTTGCACTACAGCGACCAGGTAGAGCAGGGGGAATAG
- a CDS encoding YeiH family protein encodes MTELTLQTHRRTAWHFIPGLALSAVITGVALWGGSIPAVAGAGFSALTLAILLGMVLGNTVYPHIWKSCDGGVLFAKQHLLRLGIILYGFRLTFAQIADVGVSGIVIDVLTLSSTFMIACFLGQKVFGLDRHTSWLIGAGSSICGAAAVLATEPVVKAEASKVTVAVATVVIFGTIAIFLYPAMYPLLAHWFSPETYGIYIGSTMHEVAQVVAAGHAINPDAENAAVIAKMLRVMMLAPFLILLAARVKQLSPASGGEKSKITIPWFAILFIVVAIFNSFHFLPQSIVNMLVTLDTILLAMAMAALGLTTHVSALKKAGAKPLLMALLLFVWLIVGGGAINLAIHALMA; translated from the coding sequence ATGACAGAACTCACCTTGCAGACTCATCGTCGTACAGCGTGGCATTTTATTCCGGGGCTCGCCCTGAGTGCAGTTATCACTGGGGTCGCCTTATGGGGTGGATCCATTCCCGCCGTTGCAGGTGCCGGGTTCAGCGCCCTCACCTTAGCAATCTTGCTGGGGATGGTTCTCGGCAACACCGTCTATCCGCACATCTGGAAAAGCTGTGACGGCGGTGTGCTGTTTGCTAAACAACATTTATTACGTCTGGGGATCATCCTCTACGGCTTCCGCCTCACCTTCGCGCAAATTGCTGACGTCGGCGTCAGCGGTATCGTGATTGATGTGTTAACGCTAAGCAGTACCTTTATGATTGCCTGTTTCCTGGGGCAAAAAGTGTTTGGTCTGGACCGCCACACCAGTTGGCTGATTGGCGCGGGGAGCAGCATTTGTGGTGCCGCCGCCGTGTTGGCAACCGAGCCGGTAGTGAAGGCGGAAGCCAGTAAGGTAACCGTCGCTGTCGCCACCGTAGTGATCTTCGGTACCATCGCTATCTTCCTGTATCCGGCAATGTATCCGCTGCTGGCACACTGGTTTAGCCCGGAAACCTACGGCATTTACATTGGTTCCACCATGCATGAAGTGGCACAGGTAGTGGCTGCCGGGCACGCCATTAACCCGGATGCGGAAAATGCCGCAGTTATTGCCAAAATGCTGCGCGTCATGATGCTGGCACCGTTTCTTATCCTGTTGGCCGCCCGCGTTAAACAGCTGTCTCCGGCCTCCGGTGGTGAGAAGAGCAAAATCACCATTCCGTGGTTTGCCATCCTGTTCATTGTGGTCGCGATTTTTAACTCGTTCCACTTTCTGCCGCAGTCGATAGTGAACATGCTGGTAACACTGGATACCATTTTGCTGGCAATGGCGATGGCCGCACTGGGGCTGACCACTCACGTTAGCGCCCTGAAAAAAGCCGGTGCTAAACCGTTACTGATGGCCCTGCTGCTGTTTGTCTGGCTGATTGTAGGCGGTGGCGCGATTAACCTCGCTATCCACGCGCTGATGGCATAA
- the nfo gene encoding deoxyribonuclease IV, translated as MKYIGAHVSAAGGLANAAIRAAEIEATAFALFTKNQRQWRAAPLTTEIIDDFKSACEKYHYTSAQILPHDSYLINLGHPVSDALEKSRDAFLDEMQRCEQLGLSLLNFHPGSHLMQIPEDECLARIAESINIALAQTQGVTAVIENTAGQGSNLGFKFEHLAAIIDGVEDKSRVGVCIDTCHAFAAGYDLRSVEECEKTFAEFERIVGFKYLRGMHLNDAKSTFGSRVDRHHSLGEGNIGHDAFRWIMQDNRFDGIPLVLETINPDIWAEEIAWLKAQQTEKAVA; from the coding sequence ATGAAATACATCGGAGCGCACGTAAGCGCCGCTGGCGGTCTGGCTAACGCCGCTATTCGAGCCGCAGAAATCGAAGCGACCGCATTCGCCCTGTTCACCAAGAATCAGCGTCAGTGGCGTGCCGCGCCGCTGACCACCGAAATCATTGATGATTTCAAATCTGCCTGCGAGAAGTATCACTATACTTCCGCGCAAATCCTGCCTCACGACAGCTACCTGATTAACCTCGGTCACCCGGTCAGCGATGCGCTGGAAAAATCGCGTGACGCGTTTCTTGACGAAATGCAACGCTGCGAACAGCTTGGCTTATCCCTGCTTAACTTTCACCCGGGTAGCCATTTGATGCAGATTCCGGAAGATGAATGTCTGGCGCGCATTGCGGAATCGATCAATATCGCCCTCGCCCAGACCCAGGGCGTTACGGCGGTCATTGAAAATACCGCCGGACAGGGCAGCAACCTTGGCTTTAAGTTTGAGCACCTGGCCGCCATTATCGACGGCGTAGAAGATAAATCCCGTGTCGGCGTCTGTATTGATACCTGCCACGCCTTCGCGGCCGGTTACGATTTGCGATCCGTTGAGGAATGCGAAAAGACCTTTGCGGAATTTGAACGAATTGTCGGCTTCAAGTATCTGCGCGGTATGCACCTGAACGACGCCAAGAGCACGTTTGGCAGCCGCGTTGACCGTCACCACAGCTTAGGTGAAGGCAATATTGGCCACGATGCCTTCCGTTGGATCATGCAGGACAATCGTTTTGACGGCATTCCGCTGGTGTTGGAAACCATTAATCCAGATATCTGGGCAGAAGAGATTGCCTGGCTGAAAGCCCAGCAAACTGAAAAAGCGGTGGCCTAA
- a CDS encoding sugar kinase: protein MNDREKQILKILRRNPLIQQNEIADILQISRSRVAAHIMDLMRKGMIKGKGYILTEQDYCVVVGAINMDIRGVADIHYPQAASNPGSIHCSAGGVGRNIAHNLALLGRDVHLISAVGSDFYGETLLEQTRQAGVNVSSCIRLHGHNTSTYLSIANQQEETVLAINDTHILQQLTPQLLNGSRDLIRHSGVVLADCNLTAEAIEWVFTIADDIPVFIDTVSEFKAEKMKTWFTRIHTLKPTQKELAILWGQPIHTDADRVLAVNSLHQQGVKRIFVCLEDESVFCSEKDGEQFLLTPPEHTVVDSFGADDAFMAGLLYSFLEGSEFRESARFAMACAALSRASVSINNPTLSADNALYLLQTA, encoded by the coding sequence ATGAACGACAGGGAAAAGCAGATCCTTAAGATCTTGCGCCGCAATCCGTTGATTCAGCAGAATGAAATCGCCGATATTTTGCAGATCAGCCGTTCACGCGTCGCTGCGCATATTATGGATTTAATGCGTAAAGGCATGATCAAAGGTAAAGGTTATATCCTTACCGAACAGGATTATTGCGTGGTTGTCGGTGCTATCAACATGGATATCCGGGGTGTTGCAGACATCCATTATCCGCAGGCAGCCTCTAACCCTGGCAGCATTCATTGCTCAGCAGGCGGTGTAGGACGTAACATCGCCCACAACCTGGCGCTGTTGGGCCGCGACGTACATTTAATTTCCGCTGTTGGCAGTGACTTCTATGGCGAAACATTGCTGGAACAAACGCGTCAGGCTGGGGTTAACGTTTCCAGCTGCATTCGTCTGCATGGACACAACACCTCAACCTACCTGTCGATCGCTAATCAACAGGAAGAGACCGTACTGGCCATTAACGATACCCATATCCTGCAACAATTGACGCCGCAGTTGCTTAACGGTTCGCGAGATTTGATTCGCCATTCCGGTGTCGTACTGGCCGATTGCAATCTGACCGCCGAAGCCATTGAGTGGGTCTTTACTATTGCCGATGATATTCCGGTATTCATTGACACCGTTTCAGAGTTCAAAGCGGAAAAAATGAAAACCTGGTTTACGCGTATTCATACGCTAAAACCCACGCAGAAAGAGCTTGCGATTTTATGGGGCCAACCTATTCATACTGATGCGGATCGCGTACTGGCCGTCAATAGCCTGCATCAGCAAGGGGTAAAACGCATTTTTGTCTGCCTGGAAGATGAATCCGTTTTTTGCAGCGAAAAGGACGGCGAACAGTTTTTATTGACGCCGCCTGAGCATACGGTGGTAGACAGTTTTGGTGCCGATGACGCTTTTATGGCGGGATTACTGTACAGCTTTCTGGAAGGCAGTGAGTTTCGTGAAAGCGCGCGCTTTGCCATGGCCTGCGCAGCATTATCGCGGGCCAGCGTCAGTATCAACAACCCAACGCTCTCTGCGGATAACGCTCTGTATTTGCTGCAAACAGCTTGA
- a CDS encoding NupC/NupG family nucleoside CNT transporter — MDIMRSVVGMVVLLAIAFLLSVNKKRISLRTVGAALVLQIAIGGIMLYFPPGKWLVEQAALGVHKVMSYSDAGSAFIFGSLVGPKMDVLFDGAGFIFAFRVLPAIIFVTALISLLYYIGVMGLLIRILGGIFQKALNISKIESFVAVTTIFLGQNEIPAIVKPFIDRLNRNELFTAICSGMASIAGSMMIGYAGMGVPIDYLLAASLMAIPGGILFARMLSPATEESRVTFENLSFTETPPKSIIEAAASGAMTGLKIAAGVATVVMAFVAIIALINGIIGGIGGWFGFGHATLEGIFGYVLAPLAWIMGVDWSDATLAGSLIGQKLAINEFVAYLNFSPYLQTGGTLDVKTIAIISFALCGFANFGSIGVVVGAFSAIAPQRAPEIAQLGMRALAAATLSNLMSATIAGFFIGLA; from the coding sequence ATGGATATAATGAGAAGTGTTGTGGGTATGGTGGTATTACTGGCCATCGCGTTTCTGCTGTCAGTAAATAAAAAACGTATTAGTCTGCGCACCGTTGGGGCTGCGCTGGTACTGCAAATTGCCATCGGCGGTATTATGCTCTATTTCCCGCCGGGAAAATGGCTGGTTGAACAGGCCGCGCTCGGCGTCCACAAGGTGATGTCATATAGTGACGCGGGTAGCGCATTTATCTTCGGCTCCCTGGTTGGGCCAAAAATGGATGTGCTGTTTGACGGGGCTGGGTTTATCTTCGCCTTCCGGGTGCTCCCGGCTATCATTTTTGTGACCGCACTCATCAGTCTGCTCTATTACATTGGCGTGATGGGGCTATTGATCCGCATCCTCGGCGGTATTTTCCAGAAGGCGTTGAACATCAGTAAGATCGAGTCATTTGTCGCAGTAACCACGATTTTCCTCGGGCAAAACGAGATCCCGGCAATCGTGAAACCGTTTATTGACCGCCTTAATCGTAATGAACTGTTTACCGCTATTTGTAGCGGGATGGCCTCGATTGCTGGCTCAATGATGATTGGTTACGCCGGAATGGGCGTCCCGATTGACTATTTGCTGGCGGCATCATTGATGGCAATCCCTGGCGGCATTTTGTTCGCCCGTATGCTGAGTCCGGCAACGGAAGAATCTCGCGTCACCTTTGAAAACCTGTCATTTACTGAAACACCACCGAAAAGCATCATCGAAGCGGCGGCCAGTGGGGCTATGACCGGGCTGAAGATTGCCGCAGGCGTTGCGACGGTGGTAATGGCATTTGTCGCCATTATCGCGCTGATTAACGGCATTATCGGCGGAATTGGCGGTTGGTTTGGTTTTGGACACGCCACTCTGGAAGGGATCTTTGGCTATGTGTTAGCCCCGCTGGCGTGGATTATGGGCGTGGACTGGAGCGATGCGACGCTGGCAGGTAGTCTGATTGGACAGAAGCTGGCGATCAACGAATTTGTCGCTTATCTCAACTTCTCGCCGTATCTGCAAACGGGCGGAACGCTGGACGTGAAGACCATCGCGATTATCTCGTTTGCGTTGTGTGGTTTCGCGAACTTCGGTTCGATTGGCGTCGTGGTCGGGGCATTTTCGGCGATTGCGCCACAGCGTGCGCCGGAAATCGCGCAACTTGGAATGCGTGCGCTGGCAGCAGCAACGCTGTCAAACCTGATGAGCGCCACAATAGCCGGTTTCTTTATCGGACTGGCATAA
- a CDS encoding pseudouridine-5'-phosphate glycosidase, producing the protein MSELTLSSELLQISPEVQEALNSKKPIVALESTIISHGMPFPQNAQTAIEVEETIRKHGAVPATIAIIGGIMKVGLSKDEIELLGREGHSVTKVSRRDLPFVVAAGKNGATTVASTMIIAALAGIKVFATGGIGGVHRGAEHTFDISADLQELAHTNVTVICAGAKSILDLGLTTEYLETFGVPLIGYRTQALPAFFCRTSPFEVSIRLDSAKEIARAMAVKWQTGLNGGLVVANPIPEQFAMAEEKINAAIDQAVKEAEEQGVVGKESTPFLLARVAELTGGDSLKSNIQLVFNNAVLACEIAKEYQRLA; encoded by the coding sequence ATGTCTGAATTAACTCTTTCCTCTGAATTATTACAAATATCACCAGAAGTCCAGGAAGCATTAAACAGTAAAAAACCGATTGTTGCGCTTGAATCAACCATTATTTCTCATGGAATGCCATTTCCGCAGAATGCTCAGACAGCGATTGAAGTAGAAGAAACTATTCGTAAGCACGGCGCTGTTCCTGCGACCATTGCCATTATCGGCGGAATAATGAAAGTAGGTTTAAGTAAAGATGAAATTGAATTGCTTGGACGAGAAGGACATAGCGTTACGAAAGTAAGTCGTCGTGATTTGCCATTTGTGGTCGCGGCAGGGAAAAATGGTGCCACCACCGTTGCCTCTACGATGATTATTGCCGCGCTGGCTGGAATTAAAGTATTTGCGACCGGGGGAATTGGTGGCGTTCATCGTGGTGCTGAACATACGTTTGATATTTCCGCGGATCTGCAGGAACTGGCACATACCAATGTCACGGTAATTTGTGCTGGTGCAAAATCTATTCTGGATCTTGGCTTAACGACTGAATATTTAGAAACCTTTGGCGTGCCGTTAATTGGATATCGAACCCAAGCGTTACCGGCATTTTTCTGTCGTACCAGTCCGTTTGAAGTCAGTATCCGTCTGGACAGCGCTAAAGAGATTGCCCGTGCGATGGCGGTGAAATGGCAAACGGGTCTTAATGGAGGCCTGGTTGTCGCTAATCCAATCCCGGAGCAGTTTGCCATGGCAGAAGAAAAAATTAATGCGGCAATAGATCAGGCGGTAAAAGAAGCGGAAGAGCAGGGCGTCGTGGGTAAAGAAAGTACGCCGTTCCTGCTGGCGCGAGTTGCGGAGCTGACCGGTGGCGACAGCCTGAAATCAAATATTCAACTGGTGTTCAACAACGCGGTGCTGGCCTGTGAAATTGCGAAGGAGTATCAACGCCTCGCCTGA